A genome region from Ignavibacteriales bacterium includes the following:
- a CDS encoding TonB-dependent receptor, whose amino-acid sequence MGYDFSENAEINLYTRFLKSESDNDQFGGMFGDDPTYKTKQEELSARGEGKIKLLNGDWKQKLGLTFIRNVRKNSFDTSSTSAYYSNALYDGRRYKIDWQNDFQLNKANLLTAGIEFEIEESASEYYSFNYILLPDYASVIPKKDANTISAFLQDQIKFEESFFITLGTRIDHHNKFGSQFTYRIAPSYMLWETGTKFKATIGTGFKAPSLYYLYDPAYGNENLNPEESFGWDFGIEQFLFKQNFSLGTTFFYNKFSDMFGFDYTTFKTINIKQAVTKGFELFLQAEPLDDLRLKANYTFTDARDVSPNSSDFDTKLLRRPRNKVGLFASYSFVPKTNVNAEVIWVGPREDIDFSTYLRTELKGYVLLNLAAHYDVFDFLRINVRVENLLNTDYEEVFGYATPGLSFYGGIKLSIE is encoded by the coding sequence TTGGGATATGATTTTAGTGAAAATGCAGAGATAAATCTCTACACAAGATTTTTAAAATCAGAATCTGATAATGATCAATTTGGCGGAATGTTTGGTGATGACCCAACATATAAAACGAAGCAAGAAGAATTATCTGCTCGCGGGGAAGGAAAAATAAAATTATTAAATGGTGATTGGAAACAGAAACTTGGCTTAACTTTTATTAGAAATGTTAGGAAAAATTCTTTTGATACTTCATCTACCAGCGCTTATTATTCTAATGCTTTATATGATGGAAGAAGATATAAAATTGATTGGCAAAATGATTTTCAACTCAATAAAGCAAATCTTTTAACAGCCGGAATTGAATTTGAAATTGAAGAATCAGCTTCAGAATACTACTCATTCAATTATATTTTGCTTCCGGATTATGCAAGTGTTATTCCAAAAAAAGATGCTAATACAATTAGTGCATTTTTACAGGATCAAATAAAATTTGAGGAAAGTTTTTTTATAACTCTGGGTACGAGAATAGATCACCACAATAAATTCGGTTCTCAATTTACTTACAGAATTGCACCTTCATATATGCTTTGGGAAACGGGCACAAAATTTAAAGCAACAATTGGAACTGGTTTTAAAGCCCCATCATTATACTATTTGTATGACCCTGCTTATGGAAATGAAAATTTAAATCCTGAAGAAAGTTTTGGTTGGGATTTTGGTATTGAGCAATTTTTATTCAAACAAAATTTTTCTCTGGGAACAACTTTTTTCTATAATAAGTTTAGTGATATGTTTGGCTTTGATTATACAACTTTTAAAACTATTAATATTAAACAAGCGGTAACAAAAGGGTTTGAATTATTTCTACAAGCAGAGCCACTAGATGACTTGAGGCTAAAAGCCAACTATACTTTTACTGATGCACGAGATGTTAGTCCAAACTCTTCAGATTTTGATACTAAGTTGCTACGCCGTCCAAGAAATAAAGTCGGATTGTTTGCAAGTTATTCATTTGTTCCAAAGACAAATGTTAATGCAGAAGTTATTTGGGTTGGACCAAGAGAGGATATTGATTTTTCCACATATCTGAGAACGGAGCTTAAAGGATATGTCCTTCTTAATTTAGCTGCCCACTATGATGTTTTTGATTTCTTAAGAATAAATGTCCGGGTCGAAAATCTTTTAAATACTGATTATGAAGAGGTATTTGGTTACGCCACTCCGGGTTTATCGTTTTATGGCGGAATTAAGTTGAGTATAGAGTAA
- a CDS encoding T9SS type A sorting domain-containing protein: MINYILKDEGLVKIKVIDILGSEVAELVNETKAAGEYSIEFKAANLPSGIYIYTLHVNGYTNSKKMLLLK; this comes from the coding sequence ATTATTAACTATATATTGAAAGATGAGGGTTTAGTTAAAATAAAGGTGATTGATATTTTAGGAAGTGAAGTCGCAGAGTTAGTAAATGAAACAAAAGCTGCTGGAGAATATTCAATTGAATTTAAGGCAGCAAACTTACCAAGCGGTATTTACATTTACACTTTGCACGTAAATGGGTATACTAACAGTAAAAAAATGTTGTTGCTGAAGTAA
- a CDS encoding isochorismatase family protein, giving the protein MKRNPIILKKDTTALLIIDLQARILPVIRNYETVLENTIKLIKGFKAMKLPIYFTEQYPKGLGPTSKIILTALEGYTAFQKMSFSCSGAENLFDEFHSKKLSQIVVCGVESHVCVQQTVLDLLANDYQVNLAADAVSSRKEIDYNIALDRMRILSAEVTTTESILFELLEVCGTPVFKEVSKIVK; this is encoded by the coding sequence ATGAAGAGAAACCCTATTATTCTAAAAAAAGATACTACTGCACTTTTAATAATCGATTTGCAGGCGAGAATTCTTCCGGTAATCAGAAATTATGAAACAGTTTTAGAAAATACTATTAAGCTGATTAAAGGCTTTAAAGCAATGAAGCTCCCAATCTATTTTACAGAACAATATCCAAAAGGATTAGGACCAACTTCTAAAATAATCCTGACTGCACTTGAAGGGTATACGGCTTTTCAGAAAATGAGTTTTAGTTGTTCAGGTGCAGAAAATTTATTCGATGAATTTCATTCTAAAAAACTTTCTCAAATTGTTGTTTGTGGAGTTGAATCGCACGTTTGTGTTCAACAAACAGTATTAGATTTACTTGCAAACGATTATCAAGTTAATCTCGCTGCTGATGCTGTTTCATCACGCAAAGAAATAGATTATAATATTGCTTTAGATAGAATGAGAATTCTTAGCGCAGAAGTTACAACTACTGAATCAATTCTTTTTGAACTTCTTGAAGTTTGCGGAACACCTGTGTTTAAGGAAGTTTCAAAGATTGTTAAGTGA
- a CDS encoding ATP-grasp domain-containing protein, with amino-acid sequence MKEKKLKVLVLYNEAHAEFYHKTIKPTPELDFIPYFEVDELTPMEEFEIMTKRLKKLGFDAHTLNLKDDIHLLLNEIKKSKPDVIFNFVEIYKDRPRLEMNMVGLYELLGVAYTGAPALTLANCQNKFLTKKLLNYNGINTAKYQLFKEMPDEMNLNPKFPVIVKPAFEDASVGIENESIVYNKEALKKRLEYVFKYFVQPALVEEFVEGREFNVSVMGDLRPKVLPISEIDFSKMPDHLHNIVSYQAKWDPHHESYHKTIPICPAKIPMRLENKLKETALKAFKVMGTRDYARVDMRVNSDEEVFVLEVNPNPDLTEGAGFMRSASYGGLSYGMALKKIVMLAYQRGKRKK; translated from the coding sequence ATGAAAGAAAAAAAATTAAAAGTTTTAGTACTCTATAATGAGGCACACGCCGAGTTTTACCACAAAACGATTAAACCAACTCCTGAGCTTGATTTTATACCTTATTTTGAAGTTGATGAACTTACTCCAATGGAAGAGTTTGAGATTATGACAAAAAGGCTTAAAAAGCTTGGTTTTGATGCTCACACATTAAATCTTAAGGATGATATTCATCTTTTATTAAATGAAATTAAAAAAAGCAAACCTGACGTAATCTTTAATTTTGTTGAGATTTATAAAGATAGACCGCGTTTGGAAATGAATATGGTTGGGCTTTATGAATTATTAGGTGTTGCATATACAGGAGCCCCGGCTTTAACTCTTGCAAATTGCCAAAATAAATTTCTTACAAAAAAGTTGCTTAACTATAATGGAATTAATACTGCCAAATACCAACTTTTTAAAGAAATGCCAGACGAGATGAATCTTAATCCAAAATTTCCTGTAATAGTTAAACCTGCTTTTGAGGATGCAAGCGTTGGTATCGAAAATGAATCTATTGTGTACAACAAGGAAGCTCTTAAAAAAAGATTGGAATATGTTTTTAAATATTTTGTTCAGCCTGCTTTGGTGGAAGAATTTGTTGAAGGACGAGAGTTTAATGTTTCTGTTATGGGCGATTTAAGACCAAAAGTTTTACCAATTAGTGAAATTGATTTTAGTAAAATGCCTGATCATCTTCATAATATTGTTAGTTACCAGGCTAAGTGGGATCCGCACCACGAATCATATCATAAAACAATTCCGATTTGTCCTGCAAAAATTCCTATGAGATTGGAAAATAAACTAAAAGAAACTGCGCTTAAAGCATTTAAAGTTATGGGCACACGGGATTATGCCCGTGTTGATATGCGTGTAAACAGTGATGAAGAAGTTTTTGTACTGGAAGTAAATCCAAATCCTGATTTAACAGAAGGCGCAGGATTTATGCGCTCTGCAAGTTATGGTGGGTTGTCTTACGGAATGGCGCTTAAGAAAATTGTTATGCTTGCTTATCAAAGAGGGAAGAGGAAGAAATAA